Proteins from a single region of Pseudomonas quebecensis:
- a CDS encoding DUF3565 domain-containing protein codes for MGRDLLHKNEERTSLNKDLPESEQNPDGRDRPTVSRILGFHLDVEQQWVVELSCGHTQHLRHQPPWQSRAWVLDPLQRSKKIGQRFACGWCAQAHE; via the coding sequence ATGGGGCGAGACCTTTTGCATAAGAATGAAGAACGGACAAGTCTAAACAAGGATTTGCCCGAAAGCGAACAGAACCCGGACGGACGGGACCGACCAACGGTCTCCCGCATCCTCGGCTTCCACCTGGACGTCGAGCAGCAATGGGTTGTCGAGCTGTCCTGCGGCCACACCCAGCACCTGCGCCACCAGCCACCCTGGCAATCCCGCGCCTGGGTACTCGACCCGCTGCAACGCAGCAAAAAAATAGGCCAGCGCTTTGCCTGCGGCTGGTGTGCGCAAGCCCACGAATAG
- the rpsT gene encoding 30S ribosomal protein S20, with amino-acid sequence MANTPSAKKRAKQAEKRRSHNASLRSMVRTYIKNVVKAIDTKDAEKAQAAYVLAVPVIDRMADKGIIHKNKAARHKSRLNGHIKALSVAAAA; translated from the coding sequence GTGGCCAACACACCTTCCGCCAAAAAACGTGCAAAACAGGCTGAGAAGCGTCGCAGCCACAACGCCAGCCTGCGTTCCATGGTTCGTACCTACATCAAGAATGTAGTTAAAGCCATCGACACCAAAGACGCTGAAAAAGCTCAAGCAGCCTACGTTCTGGCTGTGCCGGTTATCGACCGTATGGCCGATAAAGGCATCATCCACAAGAACAAGGCCGCTCGCCATAAGAGCCGCCTGAATGGCCACATCAAGGCTCTGAGCGTTGCTGCTGCAGCCTGA
- the murJ gene encoding murein biosynthesis integral membrane protein MurJ, whose protein sequence is MNLLKSLAAVSSITMISRVLGFVRDTLLARIFGASMATDAFFIAFKLPNLLRRIFAEGAFSQAFVPILAEYKTQQGEEATRTFIAYVSGLLTLVLMLVTALGMLAAPWVIWATAPGFADTPEKFALTTDLLRVTFPYILLISLSSLAGAILNTWNRFSVPAFVPTLLNVSMIIFALFLTPYFDPPVMALGWAVLAGGLAQLLYQLPHLKKIGMLVLPRLNLKDTGVWRVMRNMLPAILGVSVSQISLIINTAFASLLVSGSVSWMYYADRLMELPSGVLGVALGTILLPTLARTYANKDRQEYSRILDWGLRLCFVLVLPCSLALGILAEPLTVSLFQYGQFDAHDALMTQRALIAYSVGLLGIIVIKVLAPGFYAQQNIRTPVKIAIFTLIVTQLLNLLFIGPLAHAGLALAISAGACINAGLLFYQLRKQQMFQPQPGWGMFAVKLLVAVGMMCAVLLGLMHFMPAWDQGHMLERFMRLGVLVVAGVVVYFGMLLLQGFRLRDFNRKSLS, encoded by the coding sequence ATGAATCTGCTCAAATCGCTGGCTGCCGTCAGCTCTATCACGATGATTTCCCGGGTTCTGGGGTTCGTGCGTGACACCCTGCTGGCGCGCATCTTTGGCGCCAGCATGGCCACGGATGCCTTCTTTATCGCGTTCAAGTTGCCCAACCTGCTGCGGCGCATCTTCGCCGAGGGGGCGTTCTCGCAGGCGTTCGTGCCGATTCTGGCGGAGTACAAGACCCAGCAGGGCGAAGAGGCGACGCGCACCTTTATTGCCTACGTCTCGGGCCTGCTGACCCTGGTATTGATGCTGGTGACCGCCCTGGGCATGCTCGCCGCACCGTGGGTGATCTGGGCCACGGCGCCCGGCTTTGCCGACACCCCGGAAAAATTCGCGCTGACCACCGACCTGCTGCGCGTGACCTTTCCTTATATATTGCTGATTTCCCTGTCTTCCCTGGCCGGGGCCATCCTCAATACCTGGAACCGTTTCTCGGTACCGGCCTTCGTGCCAACGCTGCTTAACGTCAGCATGATCATCTTTGCGCTGTTCCTCACCCCGTACTTCGATCCGCCGGTGATGGCGCTGGGCTGGGCGGTGCTGGCCGGTGGCCTGGCGCAATTGCTTTACCAGCTGCCGCATTTGAAGAAGATCGGCATGCTCGTGCTGCCGCGCCTGAACCTCAAGGACACCGGCGTCTGGCGTGTCATGCGCAATATGTTGCCGGCCATCCTTGGCGTGTCGGTCAGTCAGATTTCCCTGATCATCAACACCGCGTTCGCTTCGTTGCTGGTATCGGGTTCAGTTTCGTGGATGTATTACGCCGATCGTCTGATGGAGTTGCCCTCCGGTGTGCTGGGCGTGGCACTCGGCACAATCCTGCTGCCGACCCTGGCGCGAACCTACGCCAACAAGGACCGCCAGGAATACTCGCGCATCCTCGATTGGGGCCTGCGCCTGTGCTTCGTGCTGGTGCTGCCGTGTTCCCTGGCGCTGGGCATTCTGGCTGAGCCGCTGACAGTCTCGCTGTTCCAATATGGTCAATTCGACGCCCATGACGCCCTGATGACCCAGCGCGCGCTGATCGCCTACTCCGTCGGCCTGCTCGGCATCATTGTGATCAAGGTGCTGGCGCCGGGCTTCTACGCCCAGCAGAACATTCGCACGCCGGTGAAAATCGCGATTTTCACGCTGATCGTCACGCAGTTGCTCAACCTGCTGTTTATCGGCCCGCTGGCCCATGCCGGTCTGGCCCTGGCGATCAGCGCGGGCGCCTGCATCAACGCCGGCCTGCTGTTCTACCAACTGCGCAAACAGCAGATGTTCCAGCCGCAGCCAGGCTGGGGGATGTTCGCGGTCAAACTGCTGGTGGCGGTGGGGATGATGTGCGCCGTGTTGCTTGGGCTGATGCACTTCATGCCCGCCTGGGACCAGGGCCATATGCTCGAACGCTTCATGCGCCTGGGCGTGCTGGTGGTCGCTGGGGTAGTGGTGTACTTCGGGATGTTATTACTGCAAGGTTTCCGGCTGCGGGATTTCAATCGCAAGTCGCTGAGTTAG
- the ribF gene encoding bifunctional riboflavin kinase/FAD synthetase has product MQLVRGLHNLRPRHRGCVATIGNFDGVHRGHQAILARLRERAVELGVPSCVVIFEPQPREFFSPETAPARLARLRDKLQLLAEEGVDRVLCLAFNQRLQSLSAAEFVDRILVDGLGVQHLEVGDDFRFGCDRVGDFDFLQQAGIRQGFTVEAAQTVELDGLRVSSTQVRNALAAADFALAERLLGRPFRIAGRVLHGQKLARQLGTPTANVQLKRRRVPLTGVYLVSVDIDGQSWPGVANIGVRPTVAGDGKAHLEVHLLDFAGDLYDRRLTVVFHQKLREEQRFASLEALKTAINADVAAARALAAPSAHR; this is encoded by the coding sequence ATGCAGCTGGTTCGAGGTCTCCACAACCTGCGCCCCCGGCATCGGGGCTGCGTCGCCACTATTGGCAACTTTGACGGTGTTCACCGTGGCCACCAGGCTATCCTGGCCAGGCTGCGCGAGCGTGCGGTCGAGTTGGGCGTGCCCAGCTGCGTGGTGATTTTCGAGCCGCAGCCGCGGGAGTTCTTCTCCCCCGAGACCGCGCCGGCTCGTCTGGCGCGCCTGCGCGACAAACTCCAGCTGCTGGCCGAAGAAGGCGTGGACCGTGTCCTCTGCCTGGCCTTCAACCAGCGTTTGCAAAGTCTCAGCGCTGCCGAGTTCGTCGACCGCATCCTGGTCGATGGCCTGGGTGTGCAGCATCTGGAGGTCGGCGACGACTTCCGTTTCGGCTGCGACCGGGTTGGGGATTTCGACTTTCTGCAACAGGCCGGCATCCGCCAGGGCTTTACCGTCGAGGCCGCGCAAACCGTCGAGCTGGACGGCCTGCGCGTAAGCAGTACGCAGGTGCGCAATGCCCTGGCCGCCGCCGACTTCGCCTTGGCCGAGCGTTTGCTCGGTCGCCCGTTCCGCATCGCCGGGCGGGTACTGCACGGCCAGAAGCTGGCGCGCCAATTGGGCACGCCGACCGCCAACGTGCAACTCAAGCGCCGCCGTGTGCCGCTGACCGGGGTTTACCTGGTCAGCGTCGACATCGACGGTCAATCGTGGCCGGGAGTCGCCAACATAGGCGTCAGACCCACGGTTGCAGGTGATGGCAAGGCCCACCTGGAAGTTCACCTTTTGGATTTTGCCGGTGATTTGTATGACCGGCGTTTGACGGTGGTTTTCCACCAGAAGCTGCGTGAAGAGCAGCGTTTCGCCTCCCTCGAGGCGTTGAAAACGGCGATCAATGCGGATGTCGCCGCCGCCCGTGCACTAGCCGCACCTAGCGCCCATCGCTAA
- the pta gene encoding phosphate acetyltransferase translates to MQTFFIAPTDFGVGLTSISLGLVRTLERAGLKVGFFKPIAQPHPGDTGPERSTELVARTHGLKPPQPLGLAHVERMLGDGQLDELLEEIITLYQQAAVGKDVLIVEGMVPTRSASYAARVNLHLAKSLDAEVILVSAPENEVLTELSGRVELQAQLFGGPKDPKVLGVILNKVRTDESMEAFSARLKEHSPLLRSGDFRLLGCIPYQPELNAPRTRDVADLMGAQILNAGDYETRRMTRIIICARTMRNTVELLKPGVLVVTPGDRDDIILAVSLAAINGVPLAGLLLTSDTLPDPRIMDLCRGAFQAGLPVLSVSTGSYETANLLNNLNKEIPIDDRERAEIITDFVAGHLDARWLHQRCGTPREMRLSPAVFRYQLIQRAQAANKRIVLPEGSEPLTVQAAAICQARGIARCVLLAKPADVEAVARAQGIELPEGLEILDPDLIRERYVEPMVALRKSKSLNAPMAEQQLEDTVVIATMMLALDEVDGLVSGVIHSTANTIRPALQLIKTAPGCTLVSSVFFMLFPEQVLVYGDCVMNPHPSAAELAEIALQSADSAQAFGITPRVAMISYSSGDSASGEEVEKVREATLLAHEQQSALLIDGPLQYDAAANETVARQLAPNSPVAGKATVFVFPDLNTGNTTHKAVQRSADCVSLGPMLQGLRKPVNDLPRGAQVDDIVYTIALTAIQAANRPMDI, encoded by the coding sequence ATGCAGACTTTTTTTATCGCGCCCACCGATTTTGGTGTGGGTCTGACCTCCATCAGCCTCGGGCTGGTGCGCACCCTCGAACGAGCCGGGCTGAAAGTCGGCTTCTTCAAACCGATTGCCCAACCTCACCCAGGCGATACCGGCCCCGAACGCTCCACCGAGCTGGTGGCGCGCACCCACGGCCTCAAGCCGCCACAGCCCCTGGGCCTGGCCCACGTAGAGCGGATGCTCGGGGACGGCCAGCTCGATGAGCTGCTGGAAGAAATCATCACCCTGTATCAGCAGGCCGCCGTGGGCAAGGATGTGCTCATCGTCGAGGGCATGGTGCCGACCCGCAGCGCCAGCTATGCCGCACGGGTCAACTTGCACCTGGCCAAGAGCCTGGATGCGGAAGTGATCCTGGTCTCGGCCCCGGAAAACGAAGTACTCACCGAGCTGTCCGGCCGCGTGGAACTGCAGGCCCAACTGTTCGGCGGGCCGAAAGACCCGAAAGTGCTCGGCGTAATCCTCAACAAGGTGCGCACTGACGAAAGCATGGAAGCCTTCTCGGCGCGCCTCAAGGAACATTCGCCCTTGCTGCGCAGTGGCGATTTCCGCCTGTTAGGCTGCATTCCCTACCAGCCTGAACTCAATGCCCCGCGCACCCGTGACGTCGCCGACCTGATGGGCGCACAGATCCTCAATGCCGGCGACTACGAAACCCGGCGCATGACCCGCATCATCATCTGCGCCCGCACCATGCGTAACACCGTGGAACTGCTCAAGCCCGGCGTGCTGGTGGTGACTCCCGGGGACCGCGACGACATTATCCTGGCCGTCAGCCTGGCCGCCATCAACGGCGTGCCCCTGGCCGGGTTGCTGCTGACCAGCGACACCCTGCCCGACCCGCGCATCATGGACCTGTGCCGCGGCGCCTTCCAGGCCGGGCTGCCGGTGCTGTCGGTGAGTACCGGCTCCTACGAGACCGCCAACCTGCTCAACAACCTGAACAAGGAAATTCCCATCGATGACCGCGAGCGCGCCGAGATCATTACCGATTTCGTCGCCGGCCATCTCGATGCACGCTGGCTGCACCAACGCTGCGGCACGCCGCGGGAGATGCGCCTGTCGCCGGCGGTGTTCCGCTACCAGTTGATCCAGCGCGCCCAGGCCGCCAACAAGCGCATCGTCCTGCCCGAAGGCAGCGAGCCGCTGACCGTGCAGGCCGCCGCCATCTGCCAGGCTCGCGGCATTGCGCGCTGCGTGCTGCTGGCCAAGCCGGCGGACGTGGAAGCCGTGGCCCGTGCCCAAGGCATCGAATTGCCCGAAGGACTGGAGATTCTCGACCCGGACCTGATCCGCGAGCGGTACGTCGAGCCCATGGTGGCGTTGCGCAAGAGCAAGAGCCTCAATGCGCCGATGGCCGAGCAGCAGTTGGAAGATACCGTGGTTATCGCGACCATGATGCTGGCCCTGGATGAAGTCGACGGGCTGGTATCCGGGGTTATCCATTCCACCGCCAATACCATCCGCCCGGCCTTGCAGTTGATTAAAACCGCACCGGGTTGCACGTTGGTGTCGTCGGTGTTCTTCATGTTGTTCCCCGAACAGGTGCTGGTGTACGGCGACTGCGTGATGAACCCGCACCCCAGCGCCGCCGAACTGGCGGAAATTGCCCTGCAGAGCGCCGACTCGGCGCAGGCGTTCGGCATTACCCCGCGCGTGGCAATGATCAGTTACTCCAGCGGCGACTCGGCCAGCGGCGAAGAAGTCGAGAAAGTCCGCGAAGCCACTCTGCTTGCCCATGAACAGCAAAGTGCACTGTTGATCGACGGCCCGCTGCAATACGACGCCGCCGCCAACGAAACCGTGGCGCGGCAACTGGCGCCCAACAGCCCGGTCGCCGGCAAGGCCACGGTATTCGTGTTCCCGGACCTGAACACCGGCAACACCACCCACAAAGCGGTGCAGCGCAGCGCCGACTGCGTAAGCCTGGGACCGATGCTCCAGGGGCTGCGCAAACCGGTCAACGACCTGCCGCGCGGCGCCCAGGTCGACGACATCGTGTACACCATCGCACTGACTGCGATCCAAGCCGCCAACCGACCTATGGATATCTAA
- a CDS encoding FKBP-type peptidyl-prolyl cis-trans isomerase: MTIAANKAVSIDYTLTNDAGEVIDSSAGGAPLVYLQGAGNIIPGLEKALEGKSVGDELNVAVEPEDAYGEYSAELVSTLSRSMFEGVDELEVGMQFHASAPDGQMQIVTIRDLDGDDVTVDGNHPLAGQRLNFQVKIVAIRDASQEEVAHGHVHGEGGHHH, from the coding sequence ATGACGATCGCCGCTAACAAGGCTGTCTCCATCGACTATACCCTGACCAACGACGCTGGTGAGGTCATCGACAGCTCAGCCGGCGGCGCGCCGCTGGTCTACCTGCAAGGCGCAGGTAACATCATTCCAGGCCTGGAAAAGGCACTGGAAGGCAAAAGCGTTGGCGATGAGCTGAACGTTGCCGTGGAGCCTGAAGATGCCTACGGCGAATACTCCGCCGAACTGGTCAGCACCCTGAGCCGCAGCATGTTCGAAGGTGTTGATGAGTTGGAAGTGGGCATGCAGTTCCACGCTTCCGCGCCGGACGGTCAAATGCAGATCGTCACAATCCGTGACCTGGACGGCGACGACGTTACCGTCGACGGCAACCATCCCCTGGCTGGCCAGCGCCTGAACTTCCAAGTGAAGATCGTTGCCATCCGCGACGCTTCCCAGGAAGAAGTGGCCCACGGTCACGTCCACGGTGAAGGCGGTCATCACCATTGA
- the ileS gene encoding isoleucine--tRNA ligase, which produces MTDYKATLNLPDTAFPMKAGLPQREPQILQRWDSIGLYGKLREIGKDRPKFVLHDGPPYANGTIHIGHALNKILKDMIVRSKTLSGFDAPYVPGWDCHGLPIEHKVEVTHGKNLGADKTRELCRAYATEQIEGQKSEFIRLGVLGDWANPYKTMDFKNEAGEIRALAEIVKGGFVFKGLKPVNWCFDCGSALAEAEVEYEDKKSSTIDVAFPIADEAKLANAFGLASLAKPAAIVIWTTTPWTIPANQALNVHPEFTYALVDVGDRLLVLAEEMVEACLARYELQGSVIATTTGSALELINFRHPFYDRLSPVYLADYVELGSGTGVVHCSPAYGVDDFVICKKYGLVNDDIINPVQSNGVYVPSLEFFGGQFIFKADKAIIDKLRDVGALMQTATIQHSYMHCWRHKTPLIYRATAQWFIGMDKEPVAGDNLRNRALKAIEGTGFIPAWGQARLHSMIANRPDWCISRQRNWGVPIPFFLNKESGELHPRTVELMEEVAQRVEQEGIEAWFKLDAAELLGDEAPLYDKISDTLDVWFDSGTTHWHVLRGSHPMGHETGPRADLYLEGSDQHRGWFHSSLLTGCAIDDHAPYRELLTHGFTVDENGRKMSKSLGNVIAPQKVNDTLGADIMRLWVASTDYSGEMAVSEQILQRSADAYRRIRNTARFLLSNLTGFNPATDILPAEDMLALDRWAVDRTLLLQRELQEHYGEYRFWNVYSKIHNFCVQELGGFYLDIIKDRQYTTGANSKARRSAQTALYHISEALVRWIAPILAFTADELWGYLPGERNESVMLNTWYEGLTELPADFELGREYWEGVMAVKVAVNKELEVQRAAKAVGGNLQAEVTLFAEEGLSADLAKLSNELRFVLITSTASLAPFAQAPADAVATEVPGLKLKVVKSAFAKCARCWHCREDVGVNPEHPEICGRCVDNISGAGEVRHYA; this is translated from the coding sequence ATGACCGACTATAAAGCCACGCTAAACCTTCCGGACACCGCCTTCCCAATGAAGGCCGGCCTGCCACAGCGCGAACCGCAGATCCTGCAGCGCTGGGACAGTATTGGCCTGTACGGAAAGTTGCGCGAAATTGGCAAGGATCGTCCGAAATTCGTCCTGCACGACGGCCCTCCTTACGCCAACGGCACGATTCACATCGGTCATGCGCTGAACAAGATCCTCAAGGACATGATCGTCCGCTCGAAAACCCTGTCGGGTTTCGACGCACCTTATGTTCCAGGTTGGGACTGCCACGGCCTGCCGATCGAGCACAAAGTCGAAGTGACCCACGGCAAGAACCTGGGCGCGGACAAGACACGCGAACTGTGCCGTGCGTATGCCACCGAACAGATCGAAGGGCAGAAGTCCGAGTTCATCCGCCTGGGTGTCCTGGGCGACTGGGCCAACCCCTACAAGACCATGGACTTCAAGAACGAGGCCGGTGAAATCCGTGCCTTGGCCGAGATCGTCAAAGGCGGTTTCGTGTTCAAGGGTCTCAAGCCCGTGAACTGGTGCTTCGACTGCGGCTCGGCCCTGGCGGAAGCTGAAGTTGAGTACGAAGACAAGAAGTCCTCGACCATCGACGTGGCCTTCCCGATCGCGGACGAGGCCAAGCTGGCCAATGCGTTCGGCCTGGCCAGCCTGGCCAAGCCGGCGGCCATCGTGATCTGGACCACCACCCCGTGGACCATCCCCGCCAACCAGGCGCTGAACGTGCACCCGGAATTCACCTACGCCCTGGTGGACGTCGGTGATCGCCTGCTGGTGCTGGCCGAGGAAATGGTCGAGGCGTGCCTGGCGCGCTACGAGCTGCAAGGTTCGGTGATTGCCACCACCACCGGTTCAGCGCTGGAGTTGATCAACTTCCGTCATCCGTTCTATGACCGTCTGTCGCCGGTGTACCTGGCCGATTACGTCGAGCTGGGTTCGGGTACGGGTGTGGTTCACTGCTCGCCTGCCTACGGCGTGGACGACTTTGTGATCTGCAAGAAGTACGGCCTGGTCAACGATGACATCATCAACCCGGTGCAAAGCAACGGCGTCTATGTGCCGTCGCTGGAGTTCTTCGGTGGCCAGTTCATCTTCAAGGCTGACAAGGCCATCATCGACAAGCTGCGCGACGTTGGCGCACTCATGCAGACCGCGACTATCCAGCACAGCTACATGCACTGCTGGCGCCACAAGACGCCGCTGATCTACCGCGCCACCGCGCAGTGGTTCATCGGCATGGACAAAGAACCGGTGGCCGGCGACAACCTGCGCAATCGTGCCCTCAAGGCCATCGAAGGCACCGGCTTTATCCCGGCCTGGGGCCAGGCGCGCCTGCACTCGATGATTGCCAACCGCCCGGACTGGTGCATCTCCCGCCAGCGCAACTGGGGCGTGCCGATCCCGTTCTTCCTGAACAAGGAAAGCGGCGAGCTGCACCCGCGCACCGTTGAACTGATGGAAGAAGTGGCCCAGCGCGTTGAACAGGAAGGCATCGAGGCCTGGTTCAAACTGGACGCCGCCGAGCTGCTGGGTGACGAAGCGCCGCTGTACGACAAGATCAGCGACACCCTCGACGTGTGGTTCGACTCCGGCACCACGCACTGGCACGTATTGCGCGGCTCGCATCCGATGGGGCATGAGACCGGCCCGCGCGCCGACCTGTACCTGGAGGGTTCGGACCAGCACCGTGGCTGGTTCCACTCCTCATTGCTGACCGGTTGCGCCATCGACGACCACGCGCCGTACCGCGAACTGCTGACCCACGGCTTCACCGTCGACGAAAACGGCCGCAAGATGTCCAAGTCCCTGGGCAACGTGATCGCGCCGCAAAAAGTCAACGACACCCTGGGTGCCGACATTATGCGTCTGTGGGTGGCGTCTACCGACTATTCCGGCGAAATGGCCGTGTCGGAGCAGATTCTGCAGCGCAGCGCCGATGCCTACCGTCGTATCCGTAATACCGCACGCTTCCTGCTGTCGAACCTGACCGGTTTCAACCCAGCCACCGATATCCTGCCGGCCGAGGACATGCTCGCCCTGGATCGTTGGGCCGTGGACCGCACCCTGCTGCTGCAGCGCGAGTTGCAGGAACATTACGGCGAATACCGCTTCTGGAACGTCTACTCCAAGATCCACAACTTCTGCGTGCAGGAGCTGGGCGGTTTCTACCTCGACATCATCAAGGACCGCCAGTACACCACCGGCGCCAACAGCAAGGCGCGCCGTTCGGCGCAGACCGCGCTGTACCACATCTCTGAAGCGCTGGTGCGCTGGATCGCGCCGATCCTGGCCTTCACCGCCGACGAACTGTGGGGGTATCTGCCGGGCGAGCGTAACGAGTCCGTGATGCTCAACACCTGGTACGAAGGGCTGACAGAACTGCCGGCTGACTTCGAATTGGGCCGTGAGTACTGGGAAGGCGTGATGGCGGTCAAGGTTGCGGTGAACAAGGAGCTGGAGGTTCAGCGCGCGGCCAAGGCCGTCGGTGGCAACCTGCAGGCCGAAGTCACGCTGTTTGCCGAAGAAGGCCTGAGCGCCGATCTGGCCAAGTTGAGCAACGAGCTGCGTTTCGTGTTGATCACTTCCACCGCCAGCCTGGCGCCGTTCGCCCAGGCTCCGGCGGATGCCGTGGCTACCGAAGTGCCTGGCTTGAAGCTCAAAGTGGTCAAGTCGGCCTTCGCCAAGTGCGCCCGTTGCTGGCACTGCCGTGAAGATGTCGGCGTGAACCCCGAGCATCCGGAAATCTGCGGTCGCTGCGTCGACAATATCAGCGGTGCCGGTGAGGTTCGCCACTATGCCTAA
- a CDS encoding acyltransferase has translation MLDFLPAAVRGVIASLLLALNTILLCSFLFVVALFKALPFAKRFSEWLMNHTHEAWVTNNKGWMNLVRHTRWHVSGLEGLDYQHSYLVTSNHQSWVDIMVLQYVLNRRIRPLKFFLKQELIWVPVIGLAWWALGFPFMKRYTKAYLEKHPEKKGKDLETTRKTCAKFRDNPVGIFNFAEGTRFTPGKHAQQNSPFRYLLKPKAGGIAFVLDAMGEQLKSLVNVTIHYPAGRPGYWDLLCGKVKDVVVRFDEVQIPREFIGKNYEQDGEYRLAFQGWINQLWEEKDALLDKLHKDFPDKR, from the coding sequence ATGCTGGATTTTCTGCCTGCCGCCGTACGCGGGGTGATCGCATCGCTGTTGCTGGCGCTGAACACAATTCTGCTGTGTTCGTTCCTGTTCGTCGTGGCGCTGTTCAAGGCCCTGCCCTTCGCCAAGCGCTTCAGTGAATGGCTGATGAACCACACCCATGAGGCCTGGGTCACCAACAATAAGGGCTGGATGAACCTGGTCCGGCACACGCGCTGGCACGTGTCCGGCCTTGAAGGCCTGGACTACCAGCATTCCTACCTGGTGACCAGCAATCACCAGAGTTGGGTCGACATCATGGTGCTGCAATATGTGCTCAATCGTCGCATTCGCCCGCTCAAGTTTTTCCTCAAGCAGGAGTTGATCTGGGTGCCGGTGATTGGCCTGGCGTGGTGGGCGTTGGGCTTTCCCTTCATGAAACGCTACACCAAGGCCTACCTGGAAAAACACCCGGAGAAGAAAGGCAAGGACCTGGAAACCACCCGCAAGACCTGCGCGAAGTTTCGCGACAACCCGGTGGGCATCTTCAATTTCGCCGAAGGCACGCGGTTTACGCCGGGCAAGCATGCGCAGCAAAATTCACCGTTTCGCTACCTGCTCAAGCCCAAGGCCGGCGGTATCGCGTTTGTGCTGGATGCCATGGGCGAACAGTTGAAGTCGCTGGTGAACGTGACTATCCACTACCCCGCCGGGCGCCCCGGGTACTGGGACTTGCTATGCGGGAAGGTGAAGGACGTGGTGGTGCGGTTTGATGAGGTGCAGATCCCGCGTGAGTTCATCGGCAAGAACTATGAGCAGGATGGGGAGTATCGACTGGCGTTCCAGGGGTGGATCAACCAACTGTGGGAAGAGAAGGATGCGTTACTGGACAAGCTACATAAAGACTTCCCAGACAAACGATAA